Proteins from one Ipomoea triloba cultivar NCNSP0323 chromosome 1, ASM357664v1 genomic window:
- the LOC116021017 gene encoding histone-lysine N-methyltransferase ASHH2-like isoform X2 codes for MNPNSAGGVKLSLSPKSTDEPFSERDERLSKCNASVGSQNDILVSALDSAIIVKVHEQRHEEGRDTINIDDAYERKCSDTVCMSPNKSNGPNVSKSLNQAKISGRGVTVAAVKKTPGHLKSLNITRRRRNICSKPAQPSVWRLLGDSLNGSEQSDRVEIIQQEPRESRRAIRGQKSEKQESNQTGQHSQKPMGKNHISLKVKFGNRCLMDVLPLIENGNEIYSSTEKESSKSADDISEEFTRTMGLDGLNGRLGNSLMLSDGSASNTCLAGSSLVENLAKEFLECHPELPTQMDLDKLGTPVDSRCLDPGTSPDSEVINITSDASISLKDVEYLPDIIANQDCFSSRDVSSLDAQEKGLKKGKKKDRPKKKDRLDKMSDISVKGVKGLDDFEISNAISEFELGEKVDVCCHHYTESPESKMTEKPLSSPDKLKLPKSRRYQGVGKSQPGICNSSTRRERASKRKGNKEMIVGKHEEKEKTLASGLSEVKNDQNTENQTPPHLEENGSRNGNMGVCVSNQSDTGTNYVLPRNAWVQCDDCHKWRRISVSLADKIEETNCRWSCKDNMDKDFADCSIPQEKSNAEINVELEISDVSEEEDAFDARHNCDNSGKKSAVAQSSTWTLIKSNLFLHRSRKSQTIDEIMICHCKPSDGRIGCGNECLNRMLNIECVQGTCPCGEQCSNQQFQRRNYAKLKWFKCGKKGYGLQLLEDVSKGCFIIEYVGEVLDMRVYEARQKEYALKDHKHFYFMTLNGSEVIDACAKGNLGRFINHSCDPNCRTEKWMANGEVCIGLFAIRDIKKGEELTFDYNYVRVFGAAAKKCVCGSPQCRGYIGGDPQNAEVIVQDDSDDEYPEPVVTCEEDDMRDELNNIKSAASPFRGSEMRSAKEAAENREVCSAECLKSTEVSGDLLNMSALRVDGAEKDLERSLCSPGELEVTSPTGTLSKPLRKSKSGRVGCKVPLVKTPRSLQKKPTSGVVNIKAPAEMDKSNMLQVKSKKLAEGSLNDRFEAVEEKLNELLDQNGGISKSKDASRSYLKLLLLTAASGDSGSSEAIQSNRELSMILGALLKTKSRTVLVDIINKNGLQMLHNIMKRYRREFNKTPILRKLLKVLEYLALREILTIDHINGVPSRPGVESFRDSILALTEHIDKQVHQIARNFRDRWVPKPPRKNSCMERDDERVEFHTGSRCNRSLSLQNHSVDCSKRLSETGCITQDGRMSDGSSGLGITNGTKKTRKRKSRWDQVPEIHDNGLQDIDDGAPPGYEVPPGFSPLINNTQEHCTGNQPVIGQSQQRFISKLPVSYGIPFNIVQQFGVPLNGSSESWAIAPGIPFHPFPPLPTNSRDRRGDTQTPLPSYPCDKINPTAVNTEALAQPTKTSIQNSHSSIPYHSAQNHPPSTSGANLNQDGENAELDHQHSGDPYGLGRKYFREQKWNGPKLGPPWLRMRNGRAPTGICNIAEQGATMVNEFKSWCNSEEASIGRERLGHPSHQS; via the exons ATGAATCCCAATAGTGCTGGTGGTGTAAAATTATCACTCTCTCCAAAATCAACTGATGAACCGTTTAGTGAAAGAGATGAACGTTTGTCTAAATGCAATGCATCTGTTGGTTCACAAAATGATATTCTTGTTTCTGCTTTAGACTCTGCCATCATAGTTAAGGTGCATGAACAAAGACATGAAGAAGGAAGAGACACCATTAATATTGATGATGCATATGAGAGAAAATGTTCTGACACTGTATGCATGTCTCCAAATAAAAGCAATGGGCCCAATGTTTCAAAATCACTGAATCAAGCCAAAATATCAGGGAGAGGTGTCACGGTTGCAGCAGTTAAGAAAACACCAGGTCATCTTAAGAGTTTGAATATTACACGCCGGAGAAGAAACATTTGTAGCAAACCAGCTCAACCATCAGTTTGGAGATTGCTGGGGGATTCTTTAAATGGTTCTGAACAGAGTGATAGGGTTGAGATAATTCAACAGGAGCCCAGAGAATCAAGAAGAGCCATTCGGGGTCAAAAAAGTGAAAAGCAGGAAAGTAATCAGACAGGTCAACATTCACAGAAGCCAATGGGAAAGAATCACATTTCCTTGAAAGTTAAATTTGGTAATCGTTGCCTGATGGATGTTCTTCCTCTTATTGAAAATGGCAATGAAATATATTCTTCAACTGAGAAAGAATCATCCAAATCTGCTGATGACATCAGTGAAGAGTTTACTAGAACTATGGGGCTTGATGGGCTCAATGGAAGGTTGGGCAATTCTCTGATGCTTTCTGATGGTTCTGCTTCAAACACATGCCTAGCTGGAAGCTCTCTTGTTGAAAACCTGGCTAAAGAATTTTTGGAGTGCCATCCTGAGTTACCTACGCAAATGGATCTTGATAAATTGGGAACTCCGGTTGATAGCAGGTGCTTAGATCCTGGAACTTCACCTGACTCAGAAGTGATCAACATCACTTCTGATGCTTCAATTAGTCTAAAAGATGTAGAATACTTGCCAGATATAATTGCCAACCAAGATTGTTTTTCTTCTAGAGATGTTTCGAGTTTGGATGCACAAGAAAAGGGCCtcaaaaaaggaaagaaaaaagatCGGCCAAAGAAGAAAGATAGGCTAGACAAGATGTCAGATATCAGTGTAAAGGGTGTAAAGG GATTGGATGACTTTGAAATCTCCAATGCAATTTCAGAATTTGAACTTGGAGAGAAGGTTGATGTTTGTTGTCACCATTATACTGAGTCACCGGAGTCAAAAATGACAGAGAAACCACTTTCTTCTCCTGACAAGCTCAAACTTCCAAAAAGTAGAAGATATCAGGGAGTTGGAAAGAGCCAGCCTGGAATCTGCAATTCATCAACAAGGAGAGAACGTGCTTCTAAACGGAAGGGAAACAAAGAAATGATAGTTGGGAAGCATGAAGAGAAAGAGAAGACTCTGGCTTCAGGTCTAAGTGAAGTAAAAAACGATCAAAATACAG AAAACCAAACACCACCTCACCTTGAAGAAAATGGCTCTAGAAATGGAAACATGGGTGTATGTGTTTCAAACCAAAGCGACACAGGGACAAATTATGTGCTGCCAAGGAATGCTTGGGTTCAATGTGATGATTGTCACAAGTGGAGACGTATATCAGTTTCCCTTGCtgataaaattgaagaaacaAACTGCAGATG GAGTTGCAAGGATAACATGGATAAAGACTTTGCTGATTGCTCGATTCCTCAAGAGAAATCAAATGCAGAGATTAATGTAGAGCTTGAAATATCTGATGTGTCTGAGGAGGAAGATGCTTTTGATGCACGTCACAATTGTGACAACTCAGGAAAGAAGTCTGCAG TTGCTCAGAGCTCAACTTGGACACTGATCAAGTCAAACTTGTTTCTGCATCGCAGCCGCAAGTCTCAGACTATTGATGAG ATCATGATTTGCCATTGCAAACCTTCAGATGGTAGAATAGGTTGTGGAAATGAATGCTTGAACCGGATGCTTAACATTGAATGTGTTCAGGGCACATGCCCATGTGGCGAGCAATGTTCAAATCAACAG TTTCAGAGGCGGAATTATGCTAAACTGAAGTGGTTTAAATGTGGTAAGAAGGGGTATGGCCTACAATTGCTTGAAGATGTGTCAAAAGGGTGCTTTATCATTGAATATGTTGGAGAG GTGCTTGATATGCGTGTTTATGAGGCACGGCAAAAAGAGTATGCTTTGAAGGACCATAAACATTTCTACTTTATGACACTTAATGGTAGTGAG GTAATTGATGCTTGTGCTAAGGGGAATCTGGGACGCTTTATAAACCACAGCTGCGATCCTAACTGCCGTACAGAAAAG TGGATGGCGAATGGAGAAGTGTGCATTGGGCTTTTTGCAATAAGAGACATCAAGAAG GGTGAAGAGTTGACATTTGATTATAATTACGTACGCGTTTTTGGTGCTGCTGCAAAAAAATGTGTGTGTGGTTCACCCCAGTGTCGGGGTTATATAGGTGGTGATCCTCAGAATGCTGAGGTAATTGTTCAGGATGATTCAGATGATGAATATCCAGAGCCTGTTGTTACATGTGAAGAGGATGACATGCGTGATGAGTTAAACAACATTAAATCCGCAGCAAGTCCATTTAGAGGTTCAGAAATGAGAAGTGCTAAGGAGGCTGCAGAAAACAGAGAAGTTTGTTCTGCTGAGTGCTTGAAGTCTACTGAAGTGAGTGGAGACTTACTAAATATGTCTGCATTGAGAGTAGATGGGGCTGAAAAAGATCTAGAGCGTTCCTTGTGCTCTCCAGGGGAGCTGGAGGTGACTTCTCCTACTGGAACCCTTAGCAAGCCATTGAGGAAGTCAAAATCTGGAAGAGTGGGCTGCAAGGTTCCTCTTGTAAAAACTCCTCGTTCTTTGCAGAAGAAACCTACCAGTGGTGTTGTGAACATCAAAGCTCCGGCAGAGATGGACAAGTCAAACATGCTCCAAGTAAAATCCAAGAAGCTAGCAGAGGGCTCCTTAAATGATCGATTTGAAGCAG TGGAAGAAAAACTTAATGAGTTGCTAGACCAGAATGGTGGCATAAGCAAAAGCAAA GATGCATCAAGGTCTTACTTAAAGCTCCTACTTTTGACTGCTGCATCAGGGGATAGTGGCAGTAGTGAAGCAATTCAGAG CAACCGAGAGCTCTCTATGATCCTTGGTGCACTCTTGAAGACAAAATCAAGGACAGTTTTGGTTGATATTATCAATAAGAATG GTTTGCAGATGTTGCACAACATAATGAAGCGATATAGAAGGGAATTCAATAAAACACCAATTCTTCGAAAGCTGCTTAAG GTACTGGAATATCTGGCATTGAGAGAGATCCTTACAATTGACCACATTAATGGGGTTCCTTCTCGACCTGGAGTGGAGAG CTTTAGAGACTCGATTTTGGCATTGACAGAGCACATAGACAAACAG GTTCATCAAATTGCAAGAAACTTTAGAGATAGGTGGGTACCTAAGCCACCCAGAAAAAATAGCTGCATGGAGAGGGATGATGAAAGGGTGGAGTTTCACACAGGTTCACGCTGTAATAGGTCTTTGAGTTTACAGAATCATTCTGTTGATTGCTCTAAAAGGCTTTCAGAAACAGGTTGCATTACTCAAGATGGTAGAATGTCTGATGGATCTTCTGGTCTTGGTATAACTAATGGGACGAAGAAGACCCGTAAACGTAAAAGTCGTTGGGATCAAGTGCCAGAAATACATGACAATGGTCTGCAGGACATAGATGATGGTGCCCCTCCAGGTTATGAAGTTCCTCCTGGGTTTTCACCCCTCATTAATAATACCCAAGAACATTGTACTGGAAACCAACCAGTTATTGGACAATCCCAGCAGAGATTCATCTCAAAGTTGCCAGTCTCATATGGAATTCCATTCAACATAGTGCAGCAGTTTGGGGTACCTCTAAATGGAAGCTCAGAGAGCTGGGCTATTGCTCCAGGCATACCCTTCCATCCTTTTCCCCCATTGCCTACTAATTCCCGTGACAGGAGAGGCGATACTCAAACTCCATTGCCTTCGTATCCCTGTGATAAGATTAATCCTACTGCTGTTAATACTGAGGCATTGGCCCAACCTACAAAAACCAGTATACAGAACTCTCATTCTTCCATTCCTTATCACTCGGCTCAAAACCACCCTCCAAGCACATCTGGAGCAAACCTGAACCAAGATGGTGAAAATGCAGAACTTGATCATCAACACTCTGGGGACCCCTATGGCCTAGGAAGGAAATACTTCAGGGAGCAAAAGTGGAATGGTCCAAAACTAGGGCCTCCTTGGCTTCGGATGAGAAATGGTAGGGCACCTACTGGGATATGCAACATTGCTGAACAAGGTGCAACAatggttaatgaatttaaaagTTGGTGTAATTCAGAGGAAGCCAGCATTGGAAGGGAAAGATTGGGGCACCCTTCACATCAAAGTTAG
- the LOC116021070 gene encoding floral homeotic protein PMADS 2-like isoform X1 — MGRGKIEIKRIENSSNRQVTYSKRRNGIIKKAKEITVLCDAKVSLIVYGSSGKMHDYCSPSTSLVEMLDGYQKASGKKLWDAKHEDLNNEIDRMKKENDGMQIELRHLKGEDINSLNYKELMGLEDALENGLTSIRNKQDEDVMEELKQFQFGWQQKEMGAEMVVREYQSAEMPLTFRVHPMQPNLHQTM, encoded by the exons atGGGGAGGGGTAAAATAGAGATAAAGAGAATAGAGAACTCAAGTAATAGGCAAGTTACATACTCCAAGAGAAGAAATGGCATCATCAAGAAAGCAAAGGAAATCACTGTTCTTTGTGACGCCAAGGTTTCACTCATCGTCTATGGAAGCTCCGGGAAGATGCATGACTATTGTAGCCCTTCCACCTC GTTAGTTGAGATGCTGGATGGTTACCAGAAGGCATCTGGAAAGAAGCTGTGGGATGCTAAGCATGAG GACTTGAACAATGAAATTGATAggatgaagaaagaaaatgacGGCATGCAGATTGAGCTCAG ACACCTTAAAGGAGAAGATATAAATTCTTTGAACTACAAGGAGCTCATGGGTTTAGAAGATGCCCTGGAAAATGGTCTCACCTCTATCCGAAACAAACAG GACGAAGATGTGATGGAGGAACTTAAACAATTTCAATTTGGTTGG CAACAGAAGGAGATGGGCGCAGAAATGGTGGTTAGGGAATACCAATCCGCAGAGATGCCTTTGACATTCCGTGTGCACCCGATGCAGCCTAATCTGCACCAAACAATGTAG
- the LOC116021070 gene encoding floral homeotic protein PMADS 2-like isoform X2: protein MGRGKIEIKRIENSSNRQVTYSKRRNGIIKKAKEITVLCDAKVSLIVYGSSGKMHDYCSPSTSLVEMLDGYQKASGKKLWDAKHEDLNNEIDRMKKENDGMQIELRHLKGEDINSLNYKELMGLEDALENGLTSIRNKQFEIVKMMRKQVCNITLQIIRKKVIDITYATCI, encoded by the exons atGGGGAGGGGTAAAATAGAGATAAAGAGAATAGAGAACTCAAGTAATAGGCAAGTTACATACTCCAAGAGAAGAAATGGCATCATCAAGAAAGCAAAGGAAATCACTGTTCTTTGTGACGCCAAGGTTTCACTCATCGTCTATGGAAGCTCCGGGAAGATGCATGACTATTGTAGCCCTTCCACCTC GTTAGTTGAGATGCTGGATGGTTACCAGAAGGCATCTGGAAAGAAGCTGTGGGATGCTAAGCATGAG GACTTGAACAATGAAATTGATAggatgaagaaagaaaatgacGGCATGCAGATTGAGCTCAG ACACCTTAAAGGAGAAGATATAAATTCTTTGAACTACAAGGAGCTCATGGGTTTAGAAGATGCCCTGGAAAATGGTCTCACCTCTATCCGAAACAAACAG TTTGAAATAGTCAAGATGATGAGAAAACAAGTATGCAACATAACCCTAcaaataattagaaaaaaagTTATTGATATCACATATGCTACTTGCATATGA
- the LOC116021070 gene encoding floral homeotic protein PMADS 2-like isoform X3: protein MGRGKIEIKRIENSSNRQVTYSKRRNGIIKKAKEITVLCDAKVSLIVYGSSGKMHDYCSPSTSLVEMLDGYQKASGKKLWDAKHEDLNNEIDRMKKENDGMQIELRHLKGEDINSLNYKELMGLEDALENGLTSIRNKQDEDVMEELKQFQFGWALMI, encoded by the exons atGGGGAGGGGTAAAATAGAGATAAAGAGAATAGAGAACTCAAGTAATAGGCAAGTTACATACTCCAAGAGAAGAAATGGCATCATCAAGAAAGCAAAGGAAATCACTGTTCTTTGTGACGCCAAGGTTTCACTCATCGTCTATGGAAGCTCCGGGAAGATGCATGACTATTGTAGCCCTTCCACCTC GTTAGTTGAGATGCTGGATGGTTACCAGAAGGCATCTGGAAAGAAGCTGTGGGATGCTAAGCATGAG GACTTGAACAATGAAATTGATAggatgaagaaagaaaatgacGGCATGCAGATTGAGCTCAG ACACCTTAAAGGAGAAGATATAAATTCTTTGAACTACAAGGAGCTCATGGGTTTAGAAGATGCCCTGGAAAATGGTCTCACCTCTATCCGAAACAAACAG GACGAAGATGTGATGGAGGAACTTAAACAATTTCAATTTGGTTGG GCGCTAATGATATGA
- the LOC116021017 gene encoding histone-lysine N-methyltransferase ASHH2-like isoform X1, producing MNPNSAGGVKLSLSPKSTDEPFSERDERLSKCNASVGSQNDILVSALDSAIIVKVHEQRHEEGRDTINIDDAYERKCSDTVCMSPNKSNGPNVSKSLNQAKISGRGVTVAAVKKTPGHLKSLNITRRRRNICSKPAQPSVWRLLGDSLNGSEQSDRVEIIQQEPRESRRAIRGQKSEKQESNQTGQHSQKPMGKNHISLKVKFGNRCLMDVLPLIENGNEIYSSTEKESSKSADDISEEFTRTMGLDGLNGRLGNSLMLSDGSASNTCLAGSSLVENLAKEFLECHPELPTQMDLDKLGTPVDSRCLDPGTSPDSEVINITSDASISLKDVEYLPDIIANQDCFSSRDVSSLDAQEKGLKKGKKKDRPKKKDRLDKMSDISVKGVKGMFPGLKIMNTEFGPNSSDFGDSSALTTIGNTYGNVFSTELDSEGLLPSSGLDDFEISNAISEFELGEKVDVCCHHYTESPESKMTEKPLSSPDKLKLPKSRRYQGVGKSQPGICNSSTRRERASKRKGNKEMIVGKHEEKEKTLASGLSEVKNDQNTENQTPPHLEENGSRNGNMGVCVSNQSDTGTNYVLPRNAWVQCDDCHKWRRISVSLADKIEETNCRWSCKDNMDKDFADCSIPQEKSNAEINVELEISDVSEEEDAFDARHNCDNSGKKSAVAQSSTWTLIKSNLFLHRSRKSQTIDEIMICHCKPSDGRIGCGNECLNRMLNIECVQGTCPCGEQCSNQQFQRRNYAKLKWFKCGKKGYGLQLLEDVSKGCFIIEYVGEVLDMRVYEARQKEYALKDHKHFYFMTLNGSEVIDACAKGNLGRFINHSCDPNCRTEKWMANGEVCIGLFAIRDIKKGEELTFDYNYVRVFGAAAKKCVCGSPQCRGYIGGDPQNAEVIVQDDSDDEYPEPVVTCEEDDMRDELNNIKSAASPFRGSEMRSAKEAAENREVCSAECLKSTEVSGDLLNMSALRVDGAEKDLERSLCSPGELEVTSPTGTLSKPLRKSKSGRVGCKVPLVKTPRSLQKKPTSGVVNIKAPAEMDKSNMLQVKSKKLAEGSLNDRFEAVEEKLNELLDQNGGISKSKDASRSYLKLLLLTAASGDSGSSEAIQSNRELSMILGALLKTKSRTVLVDIINKNGLQMLHNIMKRYRREFNKTPILRKLLKVLEYLALREILTIDHINGVPSRPGVESFRDSILALTEHIDKQVHQIARNFRDRWVPKPPRKNSCMERDDERVEFHTGSRCNRSLSLQNHSVDCSKRLSETGCITQDGRMSDGSSGLGITNGTKKTRKRKSRWDQVPEIHDNGLQDIDDGAPPGYEVPPGFSPLINNTQEHCTGNQPVIGQSQQRFISKLPVSYGIPFNIVQQFGVPLNGSSESWAIAPGIPFHPFPPLPTNSRDRRGDTQTPLPSYPCDKINPTAVNTEALAQPTKTSIQNSHSSIPYHSAQNHPPSTSGANLNQDGENAELDHQHSGDPYGLGRKYFREQKWNGPKLGPPWLRMRNGRAPTGICNIAEQGATMVNEFKSWCNSEEASIGRERLGHPSHQS from the exons ATGAATCCCAATAGTGCTGGTGGTGTAAAATTATCACTCTCTCCAAAATCAACTGATGAACCGTTTAGTGAAAGAGATGAACGTTTGTCTAAATGCAATGCATCTGTTGGTTCACAAAATGATATTCTTGTTTCTGCTTTAGACTCTGCCATCATAGTTAAGGTGCATGAACAAAGACATGAAGAAGGAAGAGACACCATTAATATTGATGATGCATATGAGAGAAAATGTTCTGACACTGTATGCATGTCTCCAAATAAAAGCAATGGGCCCAATGTTTCAAAATCACTGAATCAAGCCAAAATATCAGGGAGAGGTGTCACGGTTGCAGCAGTTAAGAAAACACCAGGTCATCTTAAGAGTTTGAATATTACACGCCGGAGAAGAAACATTTGTAGCAAACCAGCTCAACCATCAGTTTGGAGATTGCTGGGGGATTCTTTAAATGGTTCTGAACAGAGTGATAGGGTTGAGATAATTCAACAGGAGCCCAGAGAATCAAGAAGAGCCATTCGGGGTCAAAAAAGTGAAAAGCAGGAAAGTAATCAGACAGGTCAACATTCACAGAAGCCAATGGGAAAGAATCACATTTCCTTGAAAGTTAAATTTGGTAATCGTTGCCTGATGGATGTTCTTCCTCTTATTGAAAATGGCAATGAAATATATTCTTCAACTGAGAAAGAATCATCCAAATCTGCTGATGACATCAGTGAAGAGTTTACTAGAACTATGGGGCTTGATGGGCTCAATGGAAGGTTGGGCAATTCTCTGATGCTTTCTGATGGTTCTGCTTCAAACACATGCCTAGCTGGAAGCTCTCTTGTTGAAAACCTGGCTAAAGAATTTTTGGAGTGCCATCCTGAGTTACCTACGCAAATGGATCTTGATAAATTGGGAACTCCGGTTGATAGCAGGTGCTTAGATCCTGGAACTTCACCTGACTCAGAAGTGATCAACATCACTTCTGATGCTTCAATTAGTCTAAAAGATGTAGAATACTTGCCAGATATAATTGCCAACCAAGATTGTTTTTCTTCTAGAGATGTTTCGAGTTTGGATGCACAAGAAAAGGGCCtcaaaaaaggaaagaaaaaagatCGGCCAAAGAAGAAAGATAGGCTAGACAAGATGTCAGATATCAGTGTAAAGGGTGTAAAGGGTATGTTTCCTGGACTAAAAATTATGAATACTGAATTCGGTCCTAATAGCTCTGATTTTGGCGATTCTTCTGCTTTAACCACTATTGGAAATACATATGGTAATGTGTTTAGTACTGAGTTGGATTCTGAGGGACTGTTACCTTCATCAGGATTGGATGACTTTGAAATCTCCAATGCAATTTCAGAATTTGAACTTGGAGAGAAGGTTGATGTTTGTTGTCACCATTATACTGAGTCACCGGAGTCAAAAATGACAGAGAAACCACTTTCTTCTCCTGACAAGCTCAAACTTCCAAAAAGTAGAAGATATCAGGGAGTTGGAAAGAGCCAGCCTGGAATCTGCAATTCATCAACAAGGAGAGAACGTGCTTCTAAACGGAAGGGAAACAAAGAAATGATAGTTGGGAAGCATGAAGAGAAAGAGAAGACTCTGGCTTCAGGTCTAAGTGAAGTAAAAAACGATCAAAATACAG AAAACCAAACACCACCTCACCTTGAAGAAAATGGCTCTAGAAATGGAAACATGGGTGTATGTGTTTCAAACCAAAGCGACACAGGGACAAATTATGTGCTGCCAAGGAATGCTTGGGTTCAATGTGATGATTGTCACAAGTGGAGACGTATATCAGTTTCCCTTGCtgataaaattgaagaaacaAACTGCAGATG GAGTTGCAAGGATAACATGGATAAAGACTTTGCTGATTGCTCGATTCCTCAAGAGAAATCAAATGCAGAGATTAATGTAGAGCTTGAAATATCTGATGTGTCTGAGGAGGAAGATGCTTTTGATGCACGTCACAATTGTGACAACTCAGGAAAGAAGTCTGCAG TTGCTCAGAGCTCAACTTGGACACTGATCAAGTCAAACTTGTTTCTGCATCGCAGCCGCAAGTCTCAGACTATTGATGAG ATCATGATTTGCCATTGCAAACCTTCAGATGGTAGAATAGGTTGTGGAAATGAATGCTTGAACCGGATGCTTAACATTGAATGTGTTCAGGGCACATGCCCATGTGGCGAGCAATGTTCAAATCAACAG TTTCAGAGGCGGAATTATGCTAAACTGAAGTGGTTTAAATGTGGTAAGAAGGGGTATGGCCTACAATTGCTTGAAGATGTGTCAAAAGGGTGCTTTATCATTGAATATGTTGGAGAG GTGCTTGATATGCGTGTTTATGAGGCACGGCAAAAAGAGTATGCTTTGAAGGACCATAAACATTTCTACTTTATGACACTTAATGGTAGTGAG GTAATTGATGCTTGTGCTAAGGGGAATCTGGGACGCTTTATAAACCACAGCTGCGATCCTAACTGCCGTACAGAAAAG TGGATGGCGAATGGAGAAGTGTGCATTGGGCTTTTTGCAATAAGAGACATCAAGAAG GGTGAAGAGTTGACATTTGATTATAATTACGTACGCGTTTTTGGTGCTGCTGCAAAAAAATGTGTGTGTGGTTCACCCCAGTGTCGGGGTTATATAGGTGGTGATCCTCAGAATGCTGAGGTAATTGTTCAGGATGATTCAGATGATGAATATCCAGAGCCTGTTGTTACATGTGAAGAGGATGACATGCGTGATGAGTTAAACAACATTAAATCCGCAGCAAGTCCATTTAGAGGTTCAGAAATGAGAAGTGCTAAGGAGGCTGCAGAAAACAGAGAAGTTTGTTCTGCTGAGTGCTTGAAGTCTACTGAAGTGAGTGGAGACTTACTAAATATGTCTGCATTGAGAGTAGATGGGGCTGAAAAAGATCTAGAGCGTTCCTTGTGCTCTCCAGGGGAGCTGGAGGTGACTTCTCCTACTGGAACCCTTAGCAAGCCATTGAGGAAGTCAAAATCTGGAAGAGTGGGCTGCAAGGTTCCTCTTGTAAAAACTCCTCGTTCTTTGCAGAAGAAACCTACCAGTGGTGTTGTGAACATCAAAGCTCCGGCAGAGATGGACAAGTCAAACATGCTCCAAGTAAAATCCAAGAAGCTAGCAGAGGGCTCCTTAAATGATCGATTTGAAGCAG TGGAAGAAAAACTTAATGAGTTGCTAGACCAGAATGGTGGCATAAGCAAAAGCAAA GATGCATCAAGGTCTTACTTAAAGCTCCTACTTTTGACTGCTGCATCAGGGGATAGTGGCAGTAGTGAAGCAATTCAGAG CAACCGAGAGCTCTCTATGATCCTTGGTGCACTCTTGAAGACAAAATCAAGGACAGTTTTGGTTGATATTATCAATAAGAATG GTTTGCAGATGTTGCACAACATAATGAAGCGATATAGAAGGGAATTCAATAAAACACCAATTCTTCGAAAGCTGCTTAAG GTACTGGAATATCTGGCATTGAGAGAGATCCTTACAATTGACCACATTAATGGGGTTCCTTCTCGACCTGGAGTGGAGAG CTTTAGAGACTCGATTTTGGCATTGACAGAGCACATAGACAAACAG GTTCATCAAATTGCAAGAAACTTTAGAGATAGGTGGGTACCTAAGCCACCCAGAAAAAATAGCTGCATGGAGAGGGATGATGAAAGGGTGGAGTTTCACACAGGTTCACGCTGTAATAGGTCTTTGAGTTTACAGAATCATTCTGTTGATTGCTCTAAAAGGCTTTCAGAAACAGGTTGCATTACTCAAGATGGTAGAATGTCTGATGGATCTTCTGGTCTTGGTATAACTAATGGGACGAAGAAGACCCGTAAACGTAAAAGTCGTTGGGATCAAGTGCCAGAAATACATGACAATGGTCTGCAGGACATAGATGATGGTGCCCCTCCAGGTTATGAAGTTCCTCCTGGGTTTTCACCCCTCATTAATAATACCCAAGAACATTGTACTGGAAACCAACCAGTTATTGGACAATCCCAGCAGAGATTCATCTCAAAGTTGCCAGTCTCATATGGAATTCCATTCAACATAGTGCAGCAGTTTGGGGTACCTCTAAATGGAAGCTCAGAGAGCTGGGCTATTGCTCCAGGCATACCCTTCCATCCTTTTCCCCCATTGCCTACTAATTCCCGTGACAGGAGAGGCGATACTCAAACTCCATTGCCTTCGTATCCCTGTGATAAGATTAATCCTACTGCTGTTAATACTGAGGCATTGGCCCAACCTACAAAAACCAGTATACAGAACTCTCATTCTTCCATTCCTTATCACTCGGCTCAAAACCACCCTCCAAGCACATCTGGAGCAAACCTGAACCAAGATGGTGAAAATGCAGAACTTGATCATCAACACTCTGGGGACCCCTATGGCCTAGGAAGGAAATACTTCAGGGAGCAAAAGTGGAATGGTCCAAAACTAGGGCCTCCTTGGCTTCGGATGAGAAATGGTAGGGCACCTACTGGGATATGCAACATTGCTGAACAAGGTGCAACAatggttaatgaatttaaaagTTGGTGTAATTCAGAGGAAGCCAGCATTGGAAGGGAAAGATTGGGGCACCCTTCACATCAAAGTTAG